A genomic stretch from Rhodomicrobium vannielii ATCC 17100 includes:
- a CDS encoding histidine phosphotransferase family protein: MTDARLDDTALAALISSKICHDLAGQIGAINNGLELLEEENDEDTRFYALELIQNSAKAAWAQLDFNRLAFGVSSSLGALVPVQHIEQVARRYLENGKRRLHWQANVPEIEKEHARLLMALLGVSINALPAGGDYYLGLSASKTRAGRSRFKLIILCRGRAARVPEGVAEVFAGDMTRTIDGRLVIAYYATRLATEASLKLSALKEGEDILFTLEPR, from the coding sequence GTGACCGACGCGAGACTCGACGACACAGCCCTTGCCGCGCTGATATCGAGCAAGATCTGCCACGACCTCGCAGGCCAGATCGGCGCGATCAACAACGGACTCGAACTCCTCGAAGAAGAAAACGACGAGGACACGCGCTTCTATGCGCTGGAGTTGATCCAGAACAGCGCTAAGGCGGCCTGGGCGCAGCTCGACTTCAACCGTCTCGCATTCGGCGTATCATCGAGCCTCGGCGCGCTCGTCCCGGTCCAGCATATCGAACAGGTCGCCCGGCGCTACCTCGAAAACGGCAAGCGCCGCCTCCATTGGCAAGCGAATGTGCCCGAGATCGAGAAGGAGCACGCGCGGCTTCTGATGGCGCTGCTTGGCGTGTCGATCAACGCCCTGCCCGCTGGTGGAGACTATTATCTTGGGCTTTCCGCGTCGAAGACGAGAGCCGGGCGCAGCCGCTTCAAGCTCATTATCCTGTGCCGTGGGCGCGCCGCGCGCGTGCCGGAAGGTGTCGCGGAAGTGTTCGCGGGCGATATGACGCGCACCATCGACGGACGGCTCGTCATCGCATATTACGCCACGCGCCTCGCGACTGAAGCTTCGCTGAAGCTTTCAGCGCTGAAGGAAGGCGAAGATATCCTGTTCACGCTCGAACCGCGCTAG
- the mltG gene encoding endolytic transglycosylase MltG: MPGDYYNANGNSRYSKNAAYRGQRDYSVLPRSPSEALEPERAPEPPEGSRGRRQNPIVVFLNRLLTFLLVLLIAVGATSYVVRLQFDKPGPLAYPTVFVVPRGEGVSAIARRLEQEGIINDRWTFFIAARYFKVHDKIKAGEYNIKAEASLRDVLDTLVEGKSILYSVSVPEGLTSWQVIERLKANPDLVGDILEIPPEGSLLPDTYRFARGTSRDELIRRMQGEQKKFIEGLWATRSRDLALTTPEQVINLAAIVEKEASRADERPRVAAVYLNRLKKRMRLEADPTIIYGASGGKGTLGRPILRSEVEDETNPYNTYRNAGLPPTPIANPGRAAIEAVLKPARSSDLFFVADGTGAHVFAESYSDHQKNVARWRAIERNQREERAADPAADAVALDKLQAVDIPLPQRNPHR, encoded by the coding sequence ATGCCGGGCGATTATTACAACGCAAATGGAAACAGCCGCTACTCGAAGAATGCCGCTTATCGCGGTCAGCGAGACTATTCCGTTTTGCCGCGAAGCCCGTCCGAAGCGCTTGAACCCGAGCGCGCGCCCGAGCCGCCCGAAGGCAGCCGGGGACGCCGTCAAAACCCCATCGTTGTATTCCTGAACCGCCTTCTGACGTTTCTCCTCGTGCTGCTGATAGCCGTCGGGGCGACGTCCTATGTCGTTCGCCTCCAGTTCGACAAACCGGGCCCGCTCGCCTATCCGACGGTGTTCGTGGTGCCGCGCGGGGAGGGCGTCAGCGCCATCGCCCGCCGCCTCGAACAGGAAGGCATCATCAACGACCGCTGGACCTTCTTCATCGCTGCCCGCTACTTCAAGGTTCACGACAAGATCAAGGCGGGTGAATACAACATCAAGGCCGAGGCCAGCCTGCGCGACGTGCTCGATACGCTCGTCGAGGGCAAATCGATTCTCTACAGCGTCTCGGTTCCGGAAGGGCTGACGAGTTGGCAGGTAATCGAGCGGCTGAAGGCGAACCCGGATCTCGTCGGCGATATTCTCGAAATTCCGCCCGAAGGCAGTCTGCTCCCCGACACCTACCGTTTCGCGCGCGGCACCTCGCGCGACGAATTGATCCGGCGTATGCAGGGCGAACAGAAGAAATTCATTGAGGGGCTTTGGGCGACGCGCTCGCGCGATCTCGCGCTGACGACGCCGGAGCAGGTCATCAACCTCGCCGCCATCGTGGAGAAGGAAGCAAGCCGCGCCGACGAGCGACCGCGCGTGGCCGCAGTTTATCTCAACCGGCTCAAGAAGCGCATGCGTCTCGAAGCCGACCCGACCATCATTTACGGTGCCAGTGGCGGCAAGGGCACGCTCGGCCGCCCGATCCTCAGGAGCGAAGTCGAGGACGAGACGAACCCGTACAATACCTACCGCAATGCGGGCCTGCCGCCGACGCCGATCGCCAATCCCGGCCGCGCCGCCATCGAGGCCGTTCTGAAGCCCGCAAGGAGCTCCGATCTGTTCTTCGTCGCCGATGGCACGGGCGCGCATGTGTTCGCAGAGAGTTATAGCGATCACCAGAAGAACGTCGCGCGCTGGCGGGCGATCGAGCGCAACCAGCGCGAGGAAAGGGCGGCGGACCCAGCGGCGGATGCGGTCGCGCTCGACAAGCTGCAAGCCGTCGACATCCCGCTTCCCCAGCGCAATCCGCATCGGTAA
- the ctrA gene encoding response regulator transcription factor CtrA yields MRVLLIEDDSATAQSIELMLLSEGFNVFQTDLGEEGVDLGKIYDYDIILLDLGLPDISGYEVLRALRVSKIKTPILILSGSGGVDDKVRGLGFGADDYLTKPFHKDELVARIHAIVRRSKGHAQSVIQTGSLIVNLDTKTVEVDGNRVHLTSKEYQMLELLSLRKGTTLTKEMFLNHLYGGIDEPELKIIDVFICKLRKKLATANTGQHYIETVWGRGYVLRDPKEEQAAA; encoded by the coding sequence ATGCGGGTGCTTCTCATCGAAGACGACAGCGCAACGGCTCAGAGCATTGAGCTCATGCTGCTGTCAGAGGGTTTCAACGTCTTCCAGACAGATCTTGGAGAGGAAGGCGTCGACCTCGGGAAAATCTACGATTATGATATAATTTTACTTGATCTTGGCCTACCTGATATCAGCGGCTACGAGGTTTTGCGCGCGCTACGCGTCAGCAAGATCAAGACGCCGATCCTGATTCTGTCGGGTTCGGGCGGTGTGGACGACAAGGTTCGCGGCCTCGGTTTCGGTGCCGACGATTACCTGACGAAGCCGTTCCACAAGGACGAACTCGTTGCGCGCATCCACGCTATCGTGCGCCGTTCCAAGGGCCATGCGCAGTCTGTCATCCAGACCGGCAGCCTCATCGTGAACCTCGACACCAAGACGGTCGAAGTTGACGGCAACCGCGTGCATCTGACGAGCAAGGAATATCAGATGCTTGAGCTGCTGTCGCTCCGCAAGGGCACGACGCTCACGAAAGAAATGTTCCTCAACCACCTGTATGGCGGTATCGACGAGCCTGAGCTTAAGATCATCGACGTGTTCATCTGCAAGCTCCGTAAGAAGCTCGCGACGGCGAACACCGGCCAGCACTACATAGAAACCGTGTGGGGCCGTGGCTATGTGCTTCGCGACCCGAAAGAAGAGCAGGCCGCCGCGTAA
- the cysQ gene encoding 3'(2'),5'-bisphosphate nucleotidase CysQ, translating into MSFDASDIRELGLWGLPLAQRAGAVIMDIYTTSPEVRYKADRSPVTDADVACEHIILKALSRLAADIPVVAEEALSCGAAPKIEDRFFLVDPVDGTKEFIRANGEFTVNIALVENHAPVFGLVYAPAFSDCYVTLGTDRAVRVKLVPDHHPEPRPDYAFEPISGERPGSRDFTAIVSRSNQTPEAERFIRRIGGPPCMRMGSSLKFGVLARGDADVYPRFAPTSEWDIAAGQALVNAAGGCVLTEAGAPLAYGKVDRHFANPSFIAWRRRDEAEAMLRAE; encoded by the coding sequence GTGAGCTTCGACGCGTCCGACATACGTGAACTCGGGCTATGGGGTCTCCCCCTCGCGCAGCGGGCGGGCGCCGTCATCATGGACATCTATACGACGAGTCCCGAGGTGCGCTACAAGGCGGACCGCTCGCCCGTTACCGACGCGGATGTCGCCTGCGAACATATAATCCTCAAGGCTCTTTCGAGGCTGGCCGCCGATATTCCGGTTGTCGCGGAGGAGGCGCTGTCGTGCGGCGCAGCGCCGAAGATCGAAGATCGCTTCTTCCTCGTCGATCCGGTTGACGGCACGAAGGAGTTCATCCGGGCGAACGGCGAGTTCACGGTCAACATCGCGCTGGTGGAGAATCACGCCCCGGTGTTCGGCCTCGTTTATGCGCCCGCGTTCTCGGACTGCTACGTGACGCTCGGGACCGACCGCGCGGTGAGGGTGAAGCTCGTGCCGGACCATCATCCCGAGCCGCGCCCAGACTACGCATTCGAGCCTATCTCCGGCGAGCGGCCGGGGTCGCGCGACTTCACGGCCATCGTCAGCCGCTCGAATCAGACGCCCGAAGCCGAGCGTTTTATCCGGCGCATCGGCGGTCCGCCGTGCATGCGCATGGGATCGTCGCTCAAGTTCGGCGTTCTCGCGCGGGGAGACGCCGATGTGTATCCACGCTTTGCGCCGACGTCCGAATGGGACATCGCGGCGGGCCAAGCGCTGGTGAACGCGGCTGGCGGGTGTGTGCTCACCGAAGCGGGCGCGCCGCTCGCTTACGGCAAGGTCGACCGCCACTTCGCTAACCCGTCCTTCATAGCGTGGCGGCGGCGCGACGAGGCCGAGGCGATGCTTCGGGCCGAGTAA
- the rpsF gene encoding 30S ribosomal protein S6 — translation MPLYEHTFLARQDVTAQQVTGLMNTYKAVIEEHGGKVSKTEYWGLKSTAYKIKKNRRAHYAFFNIDAPHQAVLEMERQMGISTDVLRFLTVRVEELDEKPSIQMRKQDERDRERGDRDRGGDRGPRGPRRDFGGGGGFSRDGDRGGFSRDGEGGGQRFGARPPRTETAAPGGDE, via the coding sequence ATGCCACTTTACGAGCATACCTTTCTTGCGCGTCAGGATGTCACGGCGCAGCAAGTGACTGGTCTTATGAACACCTACAAGGCCGTGATCGAAGAACACGGCGGCAAGGTGTCGAAGACCGAGTATTGGGGTCTGAAATCGACCGCCTACAAGATCAAGAAGAATCGTCGCGCGCATTACGCGTTCTTCAATATCGACGCGCCCCATCAGGCGGTGCTCGAGATGGAACGCCAGATGGGCATTTCGACCGACGTTCTGCGCTTCCTTACAGTGCGCGTCGAGGAACTCGACGAGAAGCCGTCCATCCAGATGCGCAAGCAGGACGAGCGCGACCGTGAACGCGGCGACCGCGATCGCGGCGGCGACCGTGGCCCGCGCGGCCCGCGTCGCGACTTCGGCGGCGGTGGCGGGTTCTCCCGTGACGGCGATCGCGGCGGATTTTCGCGCGATGGCGAAGGCGGTGGCCAGCGTTTCGGCGCCCGGCCCCCTCGGACTGAAACCGCTGCGCCGGGAGGTGACGAATGA
- the fabG gene encoding 3-oxoacyl-[acyl-carrier-protein] reductase: MFDLTGKSALVTGASGGIGEAVAVALHAQGATVALSGTRREKLDEVAGRIGSRVHVLPCDLKDRAQVAALVGQAEAAMGQLDILVNNAGITKDNLFMRMKDDEWDDVIAVNLTSSFILCRAALRNMMKKRYGRIVNIASISGVIGNPGQGNYAASKAGLVGMTKSLAREVASRNITANCIAPGFIETPMTHALNEKQTEAIAATIPAGVFGKPEDIAAAVVFLASGEARYITGETLHINGGMVMV; the protein is encoded by the coding sequence ATGTTCGATTTGACTGGGAAATCCGCGCTCGTCACCGGCGCGTCAGGCGGCATCGGCGAAGCGGTCGCAGTCGCGCTGCATGCGCAGGGTGCGACGGTTGCGCTATCGGGCACGCGCCGCGAAAAGCTCGACGAAGTCGCGGGCCGGATCGGTAGCCGCGTGCATGTGCTCCCGTGCGATCTCAAGGACCGCGCGCAGGTGGCCGCGCTTGTCGGTCAGGCCGAAGCCGCGATGGGCCAGCTCGACATTCTCGTGAACAACGCGGGCATCACCAAAGACAATTTGTTCATGCGCATGAAGGACGATGAGTGGGACGACGTCATCGCCGTCAATCTCACGTCTTCCTTCATTCTCTGCCGGGCGGCGCTGCGCAACATGATGAAGAAGCGCTACGGCCGCATCGTCAACATCGCGTCCATATCGGGTGTGATCGGCAATCCGGGGCAGGGGAATTACGCAGCGTCCAAGGCGGGCCTCGTCGGCATGACGAAGTCGCTCGCGCGCGAGGTCGCTTCGCGCAACATTACCGCCAATTGCATCGCGCCGGGCTTCATCGAGACGCCGATGACGCACGCGCTGAATGAAAAACAGACGGAGGCGATTGCCGCCACGATCCCTGCCGGCGTGTTTGGCAAGCCGGAGGACATCGCCGCAGCTGTCGTCTTTCTGGCAAGCGGGGAAGCCCGCTATATTACCGGAGAAACGCTCCACATAAACGGTGGTATGGTGATGGTCTGA
- the fabD gene encoding ACP S-malonyltransferase yields MTFAFTFPGQGSQTVGMGQNLAQNFAVARAVFDEVDEALGEKLSAVMWEGPEATLTLTFNAQPALMAVSLAAFAVIKNEYGWEAIKPVYVAGHSLGEYSALAAVGVFSVADAARLLRLRGTAMQEAVPQGQGAMLALLGAEIDSAKKLAAAAAEGEVAQVANDNAPGQIVISGSKAAMDRAAKLAPEYGIRRAVPLPVSAPFHCALMSPAAERMATALAALDLKIPEVPVVTNVTAAPVSDPSLIRSLLVEQVTGVVRWRESVAYMVDHGVATLFEVGAGKVLTGLAKRIRSEADARSVGTADDIKSFGDWLKARGEG; encoded by the coding sequence ATGACCTTCGCATTTACATTTCCCGGCCAAGGCAGTCAGACTGTCGGCATGGGCCAGAATCTGGCGCAGAACTTCGCTGTCGCCCGCGCCGTCTTCGATGAAGTCGACGAAGCGCTCGGAGAAAAGCTTTCCGCAGTCATGTGGGAAGGCCCCGAGGCGACGCTGACGCTCACCTTCAACGCGCAACCCGCGCTGATGGCGGTTTCGCTCGCCGCTTTTGCCGTCATCAAAAACGAATATGGCTGGGAAGCGATCAAGCCGGTCTACGTCGCCGGTCATTCGCTCGGCGAATATTCGGCGCTCGCGGCCGTCGGGGTGTTTTCCGTCGCCGACGCTGCGCGGCTTTTGAGGTTGCGTGGCACAGCGATGCAGGAGGCCGTGCCGCAAGGGCAGGGCGCGATGCTGGCGCTTCTCGGCGCGGAGATCGACTCCGCGAAGAAGCTCGCCGCAGCAGCCGCCGAGGGCGAGGTTGCGCAGGTCGCGAACGACAACGCACCCGGCCAGATCGTCATTTCCGGCTCCAAGGCGGCCATGGATCGCGCGGCGAAGCTCGCGCCCGAATATGGCATTCGTCGCGCCGTGCCGTTGCCGGTGAGTGCACCTTTCCATTGCGCGCTGATGAGCCCCGCCGCCGAACGCATGGCGACCGCGCTCGCGGCACTCGATCTCAAAATTCCCGAGGTGCCCGTTGTGACCAACGTCACGGCGGCTCCCGTTTCCGATCCATCTCTGATAAGATCGCTACTGGTCGAGCAGGTCACAGGCGTTGTACGCTGGCGCGAATCGGTGGCGTACATGGTCGACCATGGCGTCGCCACGTTATTCGAGGTTGGCGCCGGCAAGGTTCTGACCGGACTTGCGAAGCGTATCCGCAGCGAAGCGGACGCCCGCTCTGTGGGCACGGCAGACGACATCAAGTCTTTCGGCGACTGGTTGAAGGCGCGCGGCGAAGGCTGA
- a CDS encoding glutathione S-transferase family protein, translating to MAEAQLTISNKNYSSWSLRGWLLCKLAGLDFEEVAVPIDDPSMRAELLLLSPSFLVPCLSHNGIKVWDTLSIAEYLAELKPNSPVLPKDVKKRAHCRSVAGEMHSGFYNLRSALPMNLRAHYPGFKVFHGAQADIDRVAAIWRECLAAYGGPYLFGELSLADAMYAPVATRFLTYDVTLDPVSADYCRSIMVWPAMEEWIAGAKAEPEEFEELDVEF from the coding sequence ATGGCGGAGGCTCAGCTTACAATTAGCAACAAGAACTACTCCTCGTGGTCGCTCCGGGGCTGGCTCCTCTGCAAGCTCGCCGGACTCGATTTCGAGGAAGTGGCCGTGCCGATCGATGACCCGTCGATGAGGGCGGAACTTCTGCTGCTTTCGCCGTCGTTTCTCGTGCCCTGCCTCTCGCACAATGGCATCAAGGTCTGGGACACGCTTTCAATCGCGGAATACCTCGCGGAGCTGAAGCCAAACTCGCCTGTTCTTCCCAAAGATGTGAAAAAGCGCGCGCATTGCCGCTCGGTGGCGGGCGAGATGCATTCCGGCTTCTACAATCTACGTTCGGCGCTGCCGATGAACCTCAGGGCACATTATCCCGGCTTCAAGGTGTTCCACGGCGCGCAAGCCGACATCGACCGCGTGGCCGCGATCTGGCGCGAATGCCTCGCGGCCTATGGTGGCCCGTATCTGTTCGGAGAGCTTTCGCTCGCGGATGCGATGTATGCGCCTGTGGCGACGCGCTTTCTGACCTACGACGTGACGCTCGACCCGGTGTCGGCGGATTACTGCCGCTCGATCATGGTCTGGCCCGCGATGGAAGAATGGATCGCGGGGGCGAAGGCGGAGCCGGAAGAGTTCGAGGAACTCGACGTCGAGTTCTGA
- a CDS encoding polyhydroxyalkanoate depolymerase has protein sequence MLYQAYQFYTNATAPARSFAQFGLNAIAPFAAQLNGNGGTIRQYAAACELISRSTLTHTRPPYGIKSVRVDNRDVAVTEEPLAKTPFGTLLRFRKDIDVAQPRVLVVAPLSGHFATLLRNTVETLLQDHDVCITDWHNARDVPLSAGRFGFEDYIDHLIQWMRVIGPGGHVVAVCQPCVQVLAAVAIMAQSGDPAKPRSMTLMAGPIDTRINPTKVNELATEKPMSWFESKLISRVPYPHPGAGRRVYPGFVQLTAFMSMNMERHKKAHLDLYKHLAEGEVEKAQSIKTFYDEYFAVLDLTAEFYLETVAWVFQEARLARGELTYRGEKVDPGAIRRTMLLTVEGERDDICAIGQTTAAHDLCTGLRPHMKRHHLQAGVGHYGVFSGRRWESQVYPQVRNTILAMD, from the coding sequence ATGCTGTATCAGGCCTACCAATTCTACACGAATGCGACGGCTCCGGCGCGCAGTTTCGCGCAGTTCGGGCTCAACGCGATTGCTCCTTTCGCCGCACAGTTGAACGGCAACGGCGGGACAATTCGACAATATGCGGCGGCGTGCGAGCTGATTTCACGGTCAACGCTCACGCATACTCGGCCGCCTTACGGCATCAAAAGCGTGCGCGTCGACAACCGCGACGTGGCCGTGACCGAGGAGCCGCTGGCGAAAACGCCGTTCGGCACGCTGCTGCGTTTCAGGAAGGACATCGACGTCGCACAGCCTCGCGTCCTCGTGGTTGCGCCCCTCTCGGGGCACTTCGCGACGCTCCTGCGCAACACGGTCGAGACGCTCCTTCAGGATCATGATGTGTGCATCACGGACTGGCACAACGCCCGCGATGTGCCGCTTTCGGCGGGCCGGTTCGGCTTCGAGGATTACATCGATCATTTGATCCAGTGGATGCGCGTCATTGGCCCCGGCGGGCATGTGGTAGCCGTGTGCCAGCCCTGCGTGCAGGTGCTTGCCGCCGTGGCGATCATGGCCCAGTCGGGCGATCCCGCGAAGCCTCGCAGCATGACGCTGATGGCCGGGCCGATCGACACACGCATCAATCCGACCAAGGTGAACGAACTCGCGACCGAAAAGCCGATGTCGTGGTTCGAGAGCAAGCTCATTTCGCGCGTGCCGTATCCGCATCCGGGAGCAGGGCGGCGCGTTTATCCCGGCTTCGTGCAACTCACGGCGTTCATGTCGATGAACATGGAGCGGCATAAAAAGGCGCATCTCGACCTCTACAAGCATCTCGCGGAAGGCGAAGTCGAGAAAGCGCAGTCGATCAAGACTTTTTACGACGAATATTTCGCCGTGCTTGATCTGACAGCCGAGTTTTACCTGGAAACGGTTGCGTGGGTGTTTCAGGAGGCGCGTCTCGCGAGGGGCGAACTCACTTATCGCGGCGAAAAGGTCGACCCCGGCGCGATCCGGCGCACGATGCTTCTCACGGTGGAAGGCGAGCGCGACGACATTTGCGCCATCGGCCAGACGACAGCCGCGCACGACCTCTGTACGGGCCTGCGCCCGCACATGAAGCGCCATCATCTGCAGGCGGGCGTAGGTCATTACGGCGTTTTCAGCGGCCGTCGCTGGGAAAGTCAGGTCTACCCCCAGGTTAGAAACACCATCCTCGCGATGGACTGA
- a CDS encoding acyl carrier protein, which yields MSDISDRVKKIVIEHLGVEADKVTENASFIDDLGADSLDTVELVMAFEEEFGVEIPDDAAETIQTVGDAIRFLESHSTKA from the coding sequence ATGAGCGATATCTCGGACCGCGTTAAAAAAATCGTCATCGAACATCTTGGCGTCGAAGCCGACAAGGTCACTGAAAATGCCAGCTTCATCGACGATCTGGGCGCGGACAGCTTGGACACGGTGGAACTCGTGATGGCATTCGAGGAAGAGTTCGGCGTGGAAATCCCGGACGACGCCGCTGAGACGATTCAGACCGTCGGCGACGCGATTCGCTTCCTGGAAAGCCATTCCACGAAGGCTTAA
- the gmk gene encoding guanylate kinase codes for MSSDPIATPDRRGLCLILSSPSGAGKTTLARLLLASDASLGHSVSVTTRPSRAQEADGVDYYFVTRDRFEAMRDAGELLEWAEVFGNFYGTPAEPVKAALAEGRDMLFDVDWQGASSIAALLPEDAVRVFILPPSGEELSRRIYSRGTDPEHVIEARLEGAEAEISHWGDYDYVLVNRNVEDSLAVLKGIVTAERHRRHRQVGLRTLIAHLAPPSRTR; via the coding sequence GTGAGCAGCGATCCGATTGCGACGCCTGACCGGCGCGGCCTTTGTCTCATCCTCTCCTCGCCGTCCGGCGCGGGAAAAACCACGCTTGCGCGGCTTCTCCTGGCGTCCGATGCGTCGCTCGGGCATTCCGTGTCCGTGACAACGCGTCCCTCGCGCGCGCAGGAGGCGGATGGCGTCGACTATTACTTCGTCACGCGCGACCGCTTCGAGGCCATGCGCGATGCGGGCGAGCTTCTCGAATGGGCCGAAGTCTTCGGCAATTTCTACGGAACGCCCGCCGAGCCAGTCAAGGCCGCGCTGGCGGAAGGCCGGGACATGCTCTTCGATGTCGATTGGCAGGGCGCGTCATCGATCGCGGCGCTTCTGCCGGAAGACGCCGTGCGTGTTTTCATCCTCCCGCCGTCCGGCGAAGAGCTTTCCCGGCGTATCTATTCTCGCGGCACCGACCCGGAGCACGTGATCGAGGCGCGTCTTGAAGGTGCGGAGGCGGAAATTTCGCATTGGGGCGATTACGACTATGTGCTTGTGAATCGCAACGTGGAGGACAGCCTCGCCGTCCTCAAGGGCATCGTCACCGCCGAGCGCCACAGGCGGCATCGGCAGGTTGGGCTGAGGACGTTGATCGCGCATCTCGCGCCGCCATCGCGCACGCGTTGA
- a CDS encoding DUF1674 domain-containing protein, which yields MTAENTEKTEPDDVEIERRRKEAAKRALAEADARRLAAGEPERPREIGARKGLEPTRFGDWEKKGIASDF from the coding sequence ATGACAGCAGAAAACACCGAGAAGACCGAGCCGGACGACGTCGAAATCGAGCGACGTCGGAAAGAGGCGGCCAAACGCGCGCTAGCCGAAGCGGACGCGCGCAGGCTCGCGGCGGGCGAACCGGAGAGGCCGCGCGAGATCGGCGCGCGCAAAGGTCTCGAACCTACGCGGTTCGGCGATTGGGAGAAGAAGGGGATTGCGTCCGATTTCTGA
- the fabF gene encoding beta-ketoacyl-ACP synthase II yields the protein MRRVVITGIGLVTPLGTGADTVWSNILAGKSGARRVTDFEVSDLACQIGCFIPRGTGAGEFNPDDWMEPKEQRKVDDFIVFAISAADQALADAGWAPKTDEEQNSTGVLIGSGIGGLQGIEVASNVIRDKGPRRVSPFFIPGRLINLASGYVSIKHGLKGPNHAVVTACSTGAHAIGDASRLIAFGDADVMVAGGTESPLCRLALAGFAACKALATDFNNDPERASRPYDKDRDGFVMGEGAGVVVLEEYEHAKARGAKIYAEVIGYGLSGDAYHITAPSEDGDGAFRCMTAAIKRAGIAASDIDYINAHGTSTMADGIELGAVERLLGSHAANSAMSSTKSMTGHLLGAAGAVEAIFSALAIRDQVCPPTINLDNPSVETALDLVPHKAKEKRIDTVLSNSFGFGGTNASLILRRVA from the coding sequence ATGCGGCGGGTCGTTATCACTGGCATCGGGCTGGTTACGCCACTGGGCACCGGAGCGGACACCGTCTGGTCCAATATCCTCGCTGGCAAGAGCGGAGCGCGCCGGGTCACCGACTTCGAGGTTTCAGACCTCGCTTGCCAGATCGGCTGTTTCATTCCGCGCGGAACAGGCGCCGGGGAGTTCAACCCGGATGACTGGATGGAGCCGAAAGAGCAGCGGAAGGTTGACGATTTCATCGTCTTCGCCATCTCCGCAGCCGATCAGGCGCTAGCCGATGCTGGCTGGGCGCCGAAGACCGACGAAGAGCAGAACAGCACGGGCGTCCTTATCGGCTCCGGTATCGGAGGCCTGCAGGGCATTGAAGTCGCGTCGAACGTGATTCGCGACAAGGGTCCGCGTCGCGTCAGTCCGTTCTTCATTCCGGGCCGCCTCATCAATCTGGCGTCCGGCTACGTTTCCATCAAACATGGCCTCAAGGGACCGAACCACGCCGTGGTCACGGCCTGTTCGACTGGCGCGCACGCTATCGGCGATGCCTCGCGACTCATCGCGTTCGGCGATGCCGACGTCATGGTCGCTGGCGGAACCGAGAGCCCGCTGTGCCGTCTCGCGCTCGCGGGCTTCGCCGCCTGCAAGGCGCTCGCCACAGATTTCAACAACGACCCGGAACGCGCTTCGCGCCCCTACGACAAGGATCGCGACGGCTTCGTGATGGGCGAGGGCGCGGGCGTCGTCGTCCTTGAGGAATATGAGCACGCCAAGGCGCGCGGCGCGAAGATCTATGCCGAAGTCATCGGCTACGGCCTGTCCGGCGACGCCTACCACATCACGGCACCGTCGGAGGATGGCGACGGCGCATTCCGCTGCATGACGGCGGCGATCAAGCGCGCCGGAATCGCGGCTTCCGACATCGATTATATCAACGCCCACGGCACATCCACGATGGCGGACGGGATCGAGCTCGGCGCTGTGGAGCGTCTGCTCGGCAGCCACGCCGCCAACAGCGCCATGTCCTCGACCAAATCGATGACGGGGCATTTGCTTGGCGCGGCCGGTGCCGTCGAAGCGATCTTCTCGGCGTTGGCGATCCGCGATCAGGTTTGCCCGCCGACGATCAATCTCGACAATCCGTCGGTCGAGACGGCGCTCGACCTCGTGCCGCACAAGGCGAAGGAAAAGCGCATCGATACGGTGTTGTCGAATTCCTTCGGGTTCGGCGGCACCAACGCGAGCCTCATTCTACGCCGCGTCGCCTGA
- a CDS encoding flagellar export protein FliJ, giving the protein MMETVNSNQIQRFEYEEKRQQVSDLELMIADFARMANDLEQQIKIEQQTSGISDVNHFAYPTFARAAMTRRDNLRSSIAELEKRLDRARQEALDAFEQLKLSESAGDLEAQRQVKPGSRRKPPKHLGSHASTR; this is encoded by the coding sequence ATGATGGAAACAGTTAATTCCAATCAAATCCAGCGGTTTGAGTACGAGGAGAAGCGACAGCAGGTCAGCGACCTGGAGTTGATGATCGCGGACTTCGCACGCATGGCAAATGATCTTGAGCAGCAGATCAAGATCGAGCAACAGACGTCGGGTATCTCCGACGTAAACCACTTCGCCTACCCGACATTTGCCCGCGCTGCAATGACGCGGCGCGACAACCTCCGGTCGTCCATCGCTGAGCTTGAAAAGCGCCTCGACCGGGCGCGGCAGGAGGCGCTCGACGCGTTCGAGCAGTTGAAACTGTCGGAATCGGCGGGCGATCTGGAAGCACAGCGGCAGGTGAAGCCCGGCAGCCGCAGGAAGCCGCCGAAGCATCTCGGAAGCCACGCAAGCACGCGCTAG